Genomic segment of Arachis hypogaea cultivar Tifrunner chromosome 11, arahy.Tifrunner.gnm2.J5K5, whole genome shotgun sequence:
ataaattttatatatatattttgtggatAGCATTTACTTTTGtaataaataaatgataaaagTCAATACAATATAATGCAAGTGGTTAGCCGCTTAATTAATCGTTAAAAAAGAGTTGACTAATAGGTATAGagataattgaattttttttttatgattatgaaaataatttatgtaGCGAAATTTCTAACTCAATCTCTACAAGCAAAGTACAAGAAAGATTGGAAAGGGGTTAAAAGAACAGCCACTAGCATCACATATAGGGTGTACCAAAAGTAATGAAGTATTTGATTTATGAAATATGATACttctactatttttttatatattttttatgatttaaacattattaattaattttaatattaataataaaagtatatATAAAGCTAAGATAGtgtatattctatttttttattaaaaaaatataatgtttaATTTATACTAAACATCAATATCCAAATTAActattatgtatttgtgtatatttattttatatattttttaattaaatagttaAGTACCAAAATAATCAAGCCTATTTTTTACAGTAATataatagaatttaaaaaaaaaatactaaatccaCATTTCTATATGTGATAATTGATTAGTGactaaaatgcaataaatgatgTTGGTTATTGGCTTTATAGGAAAAGGAGATCTTAAGACTTGTTCTGCAGAAAAGAACTCAAAGTTATTTTATGGTGTTCTTGGAGGTTTAGGTCAATTTGGAATAATAACCAGAGCAAGAATAGCCTTAGGACCTGCTTATACAAAGGCAAGCATCATATTTCATTATATAATTCTATTTGCTTATATTGTTCTTATTGACATGTGATCATATAAAAGagtaaataatagatataaaatctatttatttgcattgatattattttattgaCATGTGATCATATAAATAAATAGTCAatataaaatcatttttattatatatttacataCAAGGGAGATATATTATTCAAAAGAAGTTTGGTgcatacatttttttaaatacctTTCATTTTACATAATATGTCAAAAGTGTTACttgtaatatttgaatttaaattttattaaaaaaataccagaaaataatactttttatcaatattagttATACTtagttaatatcttatttttatactatttaaatttaaaatttagaatttaatactcaATTTTTTAAATGTTGACTAGTGTtggtaaaaaatttaattttagaagatttaatcttttattaattaaattaggaCATATATATATCACTTTGACTAATATTTACTTAATTGCTTGcccaaaattttagaaaaaccaTATTACTTTGATTAATAGtactataatatataattttaaccaACAAATTAAAGGCAAAAAAATTATGCGCTTGTTGAGATTATTGCAGGTAAAGTCGCTTCGTTTGCTTTACAGTGATTTCTCTGCATATTCTAAAGACCAAGAATACTTAATTTCATTGAATGGAAGAAATGATAATGCATTCGATGCAGTAGAAGGTTTTCTTATGATAAATCAGTGGCCGAATATTATTTCCTTTTTTCCAACACAAGATCTGCCTCGCATAAATTCTTTGTTAGCCCAACATAACATCCTCTATGTCTTGGAGCTTGCCAAATATTACGACAACACTACTCAAGATCAAATTGATCAGGTACTTTACTGTTAATCATGGGCTATTTATTATTTAGCTCTAGGAATTGCGGATGTTTTGTTGAATTGTTATGTCTGTATATGTGTTAAATACATTTTGGATATGACACTATTTATTGATATTTACACGACATGTGTGTCTGTTagagataatactcaatttggtccctaaaaTTACACGCGAGTCTCAATTTAGTTCCTGAAGTTTCAATTGCCTCTATTTAGCCCTCAAACTTTGTGAATATAATTCATGTTAGTCCTTAAAACAATTTTCAACGTACAAACCTTAACAAAACACTGTCGTGACAGCCGGATGCCACACTAAACTTTGTAAAATGATGTCGTTTTGGTTTTGGCACTCAAATAACCTAAAAACAACATCCTAAatggtgtttattaaaattttacctaaCAAAATAAGTAATACGATGCCTTTTTGAGCCATTTAAATGTCAAAACCAAAACTGcatcattttacaagttttaacgTGACATGTGATAGTCTACAACAGCGCTCTATTAAcgtttttatacaaaaaatagtCTCAGGGACTAATATGAGGCACGTTTATAAACTTCGGAGACTAAATAGAGGCAACTGAAACCTCAGGAACTAAACTGAAACTCGCGTGTAAGTTTAGGGACCAAATTAAGTATTATCTCGTGTctgttgtatattttaatttattattgagaATCACTTTTACTATTTAAGATACTAATAAACATACTATACTTTATTGTTTTTCAAATAGGTTGTTGAACGTTTGGTAACGGGGTTAAAGTATGTTCCTAcatttaaatatgaaaaagatGTGTTGTACCAGAATTTTCTACATAGTTCTGAGAATCCAGGAGGATTTCCTGAAGGACCTCAATCTTGGTTGGACATTTTTGTTCCAGGATCTAGAATCTCAGATATAAATGAAGGGGTTTTCAAGAACATTATCTTTAAACAAAACCTTACTGCCAACGGAATCATACTAGCCTTTCCCATGAACCGAACAAAGTAAGTTTTATCGTAAtagttaagaatttaattttgatgcactgatagtattttatattattgtataattatatctattttttgtaTAACTATTTATGCCGTATAATATTACGTAATTAGATagacatataaaattattttatactaataatgcattaaaattaaatttaataattcacAGGTGGAATGATAAAATGTCAGTGGCTATACCTGATGAACAAGTCTTTTATCTCGTGAGTGTTCTGCAAACCGTTACATATGATACATTGAAGACATTTGATGATCAAAAGAATCAAATATTAGAATTTTGTAAAGATTCAGGCATTGGAATCAAGCAATATCTTCCACGAAACAAAACTCACGAAGAATGGATTCAACATTTTGGTCCCAAGTGGCAAAATTTTAAAgacacaaaaaataaatttgatcctAAAAGAATATTGGCTCCGGGACAAGGGATTTTTAACTGAACAAGATAGGTATGTTTTAAATTCCATAACATAACATCTTCTACGAAATTAATAAAGAGTGTACTTTTGTGATATATGTTGTTGTTTATTTCCGTTCTAATAAAATTAGGGTGACCTAAGTAAAATAGGTGTTCTAAATATTCTCATTAttatataagaattgaattagataAATTACAGATTATTATACAGTACAACTGTAGCAGAAATATTTATAATGTTGCTTACATTACAAGTTATTACAATACTCACTCATATAATAGACATTCACAAATAAGAGAGGATGTTCTAACTGCTTCTAACCTA
This window contains:
- the LOC112723640 gene encoding cytokinin dehydrogenase 4 translates to MARFSILQNVSLILLINLVIIMLTNAIIITTHHPCSAFHASTEISNNLVCDNFTLTLASTDFGLTIHEKPLAVLEPTSITEISELIKVSNSLSTPFTIAARGQAHSVHGQAMAREGIVVNMTHLNGYRHGKGVVIFRDEKDLWNSYADVGGEQVWSDVLNAALEYGLTPLSWTDNLFTSVGGTLVNAGVGGQTFKFGPQIANVYELDVITGKGDLKTCSAEKNSKLFYGVLGGLGQFGIITRARIALGPAYTKVKSLRLLYSDFSAYSKDQEYLISLNGRNDNAFDAVEGFLMINQWPNIISFFPTQDLPRINSLLAQHNILYVLELAKYYDNTTQDQIDQVVERLVTGLKYVPTFKYEKDVLYQNFLHSSENPGGFPEGPQSWLDIFVPGSRISDINEGVFKNIIFKQNLTANGIILAFPMNRTKWNDKMSVAIPDEQVFYLVSVLQTVTYDTLKTFDDQKNQILEFCKDSGIGIKQYLPRNKTHEEWIQHFGPKWQNFKDTKNKFDPKRILAPGQGIFN